The Paenibacillus sp. FSL R7-0204 genome includes a region encoding these proteins:
- a CDS encoding phage holin family protein, protein MDWSIVSSFITPELMIVVIVCNVIGYILKKTPKVPNWSIVYIVTGFAVALAMVLVGQV, encoded by the coding sequence ATGGATTGGAGTATTGTTTCAAGTTTCATCACGCCTGAACTTATGATTGTCGTTATCGTTTGTAATGTTATTGGATATATCTTGAAGAAAACACCAAAGGTTCCAAACTGGAGTATCGTCTATATCGTTACAGGATTTGCTGTAGCGCTTGCTATGGTTCTTGTTGGTCAAGTGTAA
- a CDS encoding helix-turn-helix transcriptional regulator translates to MKVNKSQRLIQLIMLVNERRKFTIQELADECGVSRRTMIRDLTELSELGVPLYSQAGAHGGYRVLREKVLPPISFTEYEAMALFFACQSLQNYKALPFDDEVNTALQKFLHYMTADRKAAIQRMQERLVFWIPPHDLDLPCLRDLLEAALEQQTVHIVYEAKERSERDILPLGVYTVNGLWYCRAYCGAAEELRVFRVDRVKACVPAADTKLTYNLAPQEANIRHWVMQMEDRDLVELVVDLTPEGVRRCQSEIWLSQSIEVHEDGSGVIHTQISESYLNWAAHFFLGFGLEAHVRQPVALRGQIGRLLQELSNQYRS, encoded by the coding sequence ATGAAAGTGAACAAATCACAACGCCTCATCCAATTAATTATGCTGGTGAATGAACGCAGGAAGTTCACGATACAGGAGTTAGCTGACGAGTGCGGCGTATCCCGGCGGACCATGATCCGCGATCTGACGGAGCTGAGTGAGCTGGGAGTGCCTCTATATTCCCAGGCTGGAGCTCATGGGGGGTACCGCGTACTGCGCGAAAAGGTACTTCCGCCGATCAGCTTCACGGAGTATGAGGCGATGGCTTTGTTTTTTGCCTGCCAGTCGCTTCAGAACTATAAAGCTCTCCCGTTCGACGATGAGGTGAACACCGCGCTGCAAAAATTCCTGCATTACATGACAGCGGACAGGAAAGCAGCGATCCAGCGGATGCAAGAGCGTCTGGTGTTCTGGATACCTCCCCATGATCTGGACCTTCCTTGTCTAAGAGATTTACTGGAAGCGGCTTTGGAGCAACAGACCGTCCATATCGTTTATGAAGCCAAGGAACGGAGCGAGCGGGACATTCTACCTCTTGGTGTCTATACAGTGAACGGGTTGTGGTATTGCCGGGCGTATTGCGGGGCAGCCGAGGAGCTGCGGGTGTTCCGTGTAGATCGGGTGAAAGCGTGTGTTCCAGCAGCAGATACCAAACTAACTTACAATTTAGCCCCCCAGGAGGCCAATATTCGCCATTGGGTGATGCAGATGGAGGATAGGGATCTGGTGGAGCTGGTAGTTGATCTGACGCCTGAGGGCGTTAGACGCTGCCAATCTGAGATATGGCTGTCCCAGTCGATTGAAGTGCATGAGGATGGGTCAGGCGTTATACATACTCAGATCAGTGAGAGTTATCTGAACTGGGCCGCACATTTTTTTCTGGGATTCGGATTGGAAGCCCATGTACGCCAGCCTGTTGCTTTACGGGGACAAATAGGAAGACTGCTGCAGGAATTATCGAATCAATATAGGAGCTGA
- a CDS encoding GNAT family N-acetyltransferase, protein MTFSGYSIVRLSEDDLDDLANFDCVNTSEYTNIVRRKRRLLERHSHDMNLFLLKESLDEQFDGYNTTFLAKNDNGLILAYMSLCTDAIRLNYQERNNGEIGYETFPSLKIARLAVHKEYQKIGLGKNMIKYAVHKSLQMREDFCGVKFLTLDCFPHRLGYYIDTIGFVKNQESQHPNGSDELISLRLNIDEYLDKLE, encoded by the coding sequence ATGACATTTAGCGGATATTCTATAGTCAGGCTATCCGAAGATGATTTGGATGACCTGGCTAATTTTGATTGTGTAAATACATCCGAATACACCAATATTGTCAGAAGAAAAAGAAGGCTTCTGGAGCGTCATTCACACGATATGAATTTGTTTTTATTAAAGGAGTCCTTAGATGAACAGTTTGATGGCTATAATACTACTTTTCTAGCTAAAAATGATAATGGTTTAATTTTAGCATATATGTCTCTTTGTACAGATGCAATACGACTTAATTATCAAGAGAGAAATAACGGAGAAATAGGGTACGAAACCTTTCCTAGCTTAAAGATAGCAAGGCTTGCCGTACATAAAGAGTATCAAAAAATTGGTCTCGGTAAAAACATGATAAAATACGCAGTACATAAATCACTGCAAATGCGTGAAGATTTTTGTGGTGTTAAGTTCTTGACTCTTGATTGCTTTCCACATAGATTAGGTTACTACATAGATACTATTGGATTTGTTAAAAACCAGGAATCACAACATCCTAATGGTTCTGATGAACTTATTAGTTTAAGATTAAACATTGATGAATACCTAGATAAATTGGAATAG
- a CDS encoding M15 family metallopeptidase — protein sequence MTKDEVLKKSAVLLDGLHPLVKQATIKLIGDCYDKGIYIRITQGLRTIAEQNALYAQGRTTKGPIVTNARGGYSWHNFGYAIDFVLIDSAYDMKADKFINKVADWSEVAQLAKTIGFEWGGDWTSFKDYPHFQMTFGLTLVDARNGKKPTQAQLNAVLTIVQPEPLKEGVNMLKIKAILTKDNSVIEGFNKDNVNYIPVSALTKLGLKVSWDNINKKLYIS from the coding sequence GTGACTAAGGATGAAGTACTCAAAAAGTCAGCAGTTCTATTAGATGGTTTACATCCATTAGTAAAACAAGCAACGATTAAACTAATCGGTGACTGCTATGATAAAGGAATATACATACGCATTACGCAAGGCTTGCGCACTATTGCAGAACAGAACGCATTATATGCGCAAGGCAGAACAACTAAAGGCCCAATTGTAACCAATGCAAGAGGTGGATACTCTTGGCATAACTTCGGATATGCCATTGATTTTGTATTGATTGATTCCGCTTATGACATGAAAGCAGATAAATTCATTAACAAGGTTGCTGATTGGTCAGAGGTTGCACAGTTAGCTAAGACTATTGGATTTGAATGGGGCGGGGATTGGACATCATTTAAAGATTATCCACATTTTCAAATGACGTTTGGACTAACACTTGTTGATGCAAGAAACGGAAAGAAGCCGACTCAGGCACAACTAAACGCCGTGTTAACGATAGTTCAGCCTGAACCATTGAAAGAGGGTGTTAATATGCTTAAGATTAAAGCAATCCTAACAAAAGATAACAGTGTGATTGAGGGATTTAACAAAGACAATGTAAACTATATCCCTGTTTCAGCCTTGACTAAACTTGGACTAAAAGTAAGCTGGGATAATATTAATAAGAAGCTTTATATTTCTTAA
- a CDS encoding ComEA family DNA-binding protein: protein MSKREIIVYRILICSLVLFFILSLFITYNNSHSREITNTNTNTINIDTTDKREGQLNINLCSREALIALPGVGNVLADRIIEGRPYIDVYALDRVDGIGQETIELLKGKVVF, encoded by the coding sequence ATGTCAAAGAGAGAGATTATCGTCTATAGGATTTTGATTTGTTCTCTTGTTCTATTTTTTATACTGAGCCTATTTATTACCTATAATAATAGTCATAGTCGAGAGATTACCAATACCAACACAAATACAATCAATATTGATACTACGGATAAACGGGAAGGTCAATTAAACATTAATCTCTGTAGCAGAGAAGCATTAATAGCATTACCTGGAGTTGGTAACGTATTGGCAGATCGAATTATTGAAGGTAGACCATACATAGATGTGTATGCTTTAGACAGAGTTGACGGTATAGGGCAAGAGACAATCGAATTATTAAAAGGAAAAGTGGTGTTCTAA